The genomic stretch TCGGGGAACAGACACGGATTGTCGGGCAGTTCGGGGAGCGCTATGGTCATCGTTTCTTAAAATGCTCTCAGTATCCCTTTGAGTGTAGCGCTAACTAAAAGGGCCGCGAAAGCGGCCCTTTGGCTTAGTTGTCCAGACTGTCGAGATAACGCTCGGCATCCAGGGCAGCCATACAGCCGGTACCGGCAGAGGTGATGGCCTGGCGGTAGATGTGGTCCATGACGTCGCCACAGGCGAAAACGCCGGGGATGGAGGTCTGGGTGGCGTTGCCTTCCAGGCCACTTTGCACCTTCAGGTAGCCGTCTTTCATCTCCAGCTGGCCGGCGAAGATGTCGGTATTGGGCTTGTGGCCGATGGCGATAAAGCAGCCGGCAACCGCCAGTTCCTGGGCGCCTTCACCCAGGGTGGAGGCCAGGCGCACGCCGGTCACACCCATGTCGTCGCCCAGCACTTCGTCCAGGGTGCGGTTCAGGTGCAGCACGATTTTGCCTTCTTCAACCTTCTTGTAGAGACGGTCTATCAGGATCTTCTCGGCACGGAAGCTGTCGCGGCGGTGCACCAGGTGCACCTCACTGGCGATGTTGGCAAGATACAGGGCTTCTTCCACGGCGGTGTTGCCGCCGCCCACTACCGCCACCTTCTGGTTGCGATAGAAGAAACCGTCGCAGGTGGCACAGGCGGACACGCCACGGCCGGAAAAGGCGGTTTCGGACTCCAGGCCCAGGTACTTGGCTGAGGCGCCGGTGGCGATGATCAGGGCGTCACAGGAGTACTGGCCGTTGTCACCGGTGAGGATGAAGGGGCGCTGGCTGAAGTCCACCTGGTTGATGTGATCGAAGAGGATCTCGGTGTTGAACTTCTCGGCGTGACGTTGCATGCGCTCCATCAGCAGCGGGCCGGTCAGATCGTCGGCGTCACCTGGCCAGTTTTCCACTTCGGTGGTGGTGGTGAGCTGGCCACCCTGCTGCATGCCGGTAATGAGCACGGGGTTGAGGTTGGCGCGGGCGGCGTACACGGCGGCGGTGTAGCCGGCAGGGCCGGAGCCCAGGATCATCAGGCGAGCGTGTTTCATAAATACTCCTCGAAAGTCGTTGCCACGCATTCTAGGGAAAAGGGCAGCAACAAAAAACCCCCGCTTGCGCAGGGGTTTGTCGATTCAGTCAATCGCCCTTAGGCACCCAGTAGGGCCTTGGGATCAACGTAGGCCAGGTTGTGGGCTTCGGCCACTTCCTTACAGGTGACCTTGCCGTGCATCACGTTCAGACCGGCCAGCAGGTGCTTGTCGTCCAGCAGGGCTTGTTTGTAACCCTTGTTGGCCAGTTTGATGATGTAGGGCAGGGTGGCGTTGTTCAGGGCGAAAGTGGAGGTACGGGCCACGGCGCCAGGCATGTTGGCCACACAGTAGTGCACCACGTCGTCAACGATGTAGGTGGGCTCGGCGTGGGTGGTGGCCTTGGAGGTCTCGAAGCAGCCGCCTTGGTCGATGGCAACGTCAACGATGGCCGCGCCTTGCTTCATGCGCTTGATGTGGTCGGCAGTAACCAGTTTGGGGGCGGCGGCGCCGGGGATGAGGACGGCACCGATCACCAGGTCTGCTTCCAGCACGTGGCGCTCCAGGGCGTCAGCAGTGGAGTAGACCACTTTGGCGCGGCCACCGAACTCGGCGTCCAGGCGACGCAGGGTGTCGATGGAACGGTCCAGGATGGTCACGTCGGCACGCATACCAACGGCGATACGGGCGGCGTTGGAGCCAACCACGCCACCACCGATCACTACCACTTTGGCCGGATCGGTACCGGGCACGCCGGAGATCAGCACGCCACGGCCGCCACGGGATTTTTCCAGGGCCTGGGCACCGGCTTGGATGGACATGCGGCCAGCCACTTCGGACATGGGGGCCAGCAGCGGCAGGCCGCCACGGTCATCGGTCACGGTCTCGTAGGCGATGCAGACGGCACCGGATTTGACCAGATCTTCGGTCTGGGGCAGATCGGGGGCCAGGTGCAGGTAGGTAAACAGCAGTTGGTCTTGGCGCAGGCGGGCGCGCTCGTTGGCCAGGGGTTCTTTGACCTTGACGATCATCTCGGCCTTGGCGAACACCTCTTCGGCGCTGGCCAGGATGGCGGCGCCGGCAGCCACGTAGTCTTCGTCGGTAAAACCGATGCCCAGGCCGGCGTTGGTTTCAACCACTACCTGGTGGCCGTGGTTGACCAACTCGCGGACGGAGGCGGGAACCATGCCGACACGGTACTCGTGGTTCTTAATCTCTTTAGGTACGCCAATGATCATCTGCTGTTTCCTTTTGTTATCAATCCGGTAGCGGAATTGGCGGCTAGTATAGGGAGGGGGTTAGAGAATAGGTTGCTTTATTTGGTGATTTTTCAGTATTTTCTGCTGATAGGAATGGGTCTGCTAGAGGATTTATGCTGTCATCTGCGCGAAAAGGGGTCAAAGAGCTAGACCGTATTGATCGCAACATATTGAAAGAGCTGCAAAATGACGGTCGCCTTTCTAACGTGGAATTATCCAGGCGTGTGGGACTGTCCCCAACACCTTGTTTGGAAAGGGTAAAACGGCTCGAACGGCAAGGCTTTATTCAGGGATATACCGCCATCATTAACCCGAGGTATTTGGGGGCGGCGCTGCTGGTCTTTGTGGAGGTCACCCTGGAGCGTACCTCTTCCGAGGTCTTTGACCAGTTCAACCTGGCGGTGCAGAAGCTCGACATCATCCAGGAGTGCCACCTGGTCTCTGGTGATTTCGACTACCTCCTCAAGACCCGGGTAGCAGATATGTCTGCCTACCGTGAATTATTGGGTGAGACCCTGCTGCGTTTGCCGGGGGTCAAGGAGACTCGAACCTACGTGGTAATGGAAGAAGTGAAGGGTGTTTCCAAGGTACTGATTAATGGGTGAGGCTGGTATCATCACGAAGATAAGAAATAAGTTTGGAGTGGGATCTTTGGAGCGCATGGAGCTCAGACGCTTGTCCGGGGTACAACGGCTCTTGGAAGCCGGTTTGGTGCTTTGCACCCTTTTCTCGTTGTTTTTGCTGGTGGCCCTTGCCACCTTCAATCCTGCCGACCCCGGCTGGTCCCAAACCGGCGTGCCCGGCCAAATCCAAAACGCCGCCGGCACCATAGGGGCCTGGGTGGCGGATATTCTGCTGTTCGGCACCGGCCTGTTGGCCTACCTGCTGCCCTTTATGGTGGCCCTTGGCGGCTGGTTCTGCTTTCGCCACTATCGCTCTTTGATGGACATTGACTACCTGGCGGCAGGGCTGCGCCTGATCGGCGTGGTGTTGAGTCTGCTGGGCCTGGCGGGCCTGAGTTCGGTTTACCTTGGGGACATCCACACCTACTCTGCCGGCGGCCTGATTGGCGATCTGGTGGCCACGGCCCTGCGTCCCTGGTTCAGCTTTGTGGGCACCTTCCTTATCTTGCTGGCCCTGACAGCGGCCGGCATTACCATGGTCACAGGCTTGTCCTGGGTGGCGCTGGTGGACCGTCTCGGTGCCCTGGTGGTCGAGGGGGCCCTGTGGTGCTGGGACCGCATCCAGCAGATAGGCAGCCAGTCCCGCGCCGACAAACGCGTCTCTTTCGATGACGACGAAGACCATGAGGACGACGAAGAACCGGCTGCCAAGACCCTGCCTAAAGCCTTACCCAAGGCCAAAGAAGCCAAAGAGCCGGTACTGTCCTTAAAGGACAAGGTAGAGCCTGCCCAGCCCAAAGAGCCGGTGCTGTCCATTCCCATGGATGACGACGAAGACGATCTGGATCTCCCTTGGCTGGACGAGCCTGATACTGCCGTTATTTCGGCGCCCAAGGCCGCGCCGACCCAGGCCAAGGCGTCGTTCCCCGAGGTGCTGGACGACGCCATGGGCGCAGCAGGGGAGCCGGCAACCACCATGACGCCGTTGCCGTCCATGGGCCTGCTGGACCGCCCCGACAAGAACCGCAATCCCATCAGCCAGGAAGAGCTGGACATGGTGTCCCGCCTGGTGGAAGAAAAGCTGCTGGACTTTGGGGTGCAGGCCAATGTGGTGGACGTGCACCCGGGCCCTGTTATCACCCGTTTCGAGCTGGACTTGGCCCCCGGGGTGAAGGTCTCCAAAATTTCCAACCTGTCCAAAGATTTGGCCCGGGCCCTGTCGGCCATTTCGGTGCGGGTGGTGGAAGTCATTCCCGGCAAATCGGTTATCGGCCTCGAGGTGCCCAACAAGCACCGGGAAACGGTGTATCTGTCCGAAGTCATCAACGACGACAAATTCAACGATAACGCCTCGCCGCTGGCCATGGTGCTGGGCAAGGACATTGCCGGCAACTCGGTGGTGGTGGACCTGGCCAAGATGCCCCACCTGCTGGTAGCCGGTACCACCGGCTCCGGTAAGTCAGTGGGGGTGAACGTCATGCTGGTGTCGCTCCTTTATAAGAGCACCCCGGAAGACGTGCGCCTGATTATGATTGACCCGAAAATGCTGGAATTGTCGGTCTATGAGGGCATTCCGCACCTGCTGGCCGAGGTGGTCACCGACATGAAGGACGCCGCCAACGCCCTGCGCTGGTGCGTAG from Gallaecimonas xiamenensis 3-C-1 encodes the following:
- the trxB gene encoding thioredoxin-disulfide reductase — its product is MKHARLMILGSGPAGYTAAVYAARANLNPVLITGMQQGGQLTTTTEVENWPGDADDLTGPLLMERMQRHAEKFNTEILFDHINQVDFSQRPFILTGDNGQYSCDALIIATGASAKYLGLESETAFSGRGVSACATCDGFFYRNQKVAVVGGGNTAVEEALYLANIASEVHLVHRRDSFRAEKILIDRLYKKVEEGKIVLHLNRTLDEVLGDDMGVTGVRLASTLGEGAQELAVAGCFIAIGHKPNTDIFAGQLEMKDGYLKVQSGLEGNATQTSIPGVFACGDVMDHIYRQAITSAGTGCMAALDAERYLDSLDN
- the ald gene encoding alanine dehydrogenase encodes the protein MIIGVPKEIKNHEYRVGMVPASVRELVNHGHQVVVETNAGLGIGFTDEDYVAAGAAILASAEEVFAKAEMIVKVKEPLANERARLRQDQLLFTYLHLAPDLPQTEDLVKSGAVCIAYETVTDDRGGLPLLAPMSEVAGRMSIQAGAQALEKSRGGRGVLISGVPGTDPAKVVVIGGGVVGSNAARIAVGMRADVTILDRSIDTLRRLDAEFGGRAKVVYSTADALERHVLEADLVIGAVLIPGAAAPKLVTADHIKRMKQGAAIVDVAIDQGGCFETSKATTHAEPTYIVDDVVHYCVANMPGAVARTSTFALNNATLPYIIKLANKGYKQALLDDKHLLAGLNVMHGKVTCKEVAEAHNLAYVDPKALLGA
- the lrp gene encoding leucine-responsive transcriptional regulator Lrp, which gives rise to MLSSARKGVKELDRIDRNILKELQNDGRLSNVELSRRVGLSPTPCLERVKRLERQGFIQGYTAIINPRYLGAALLVFVEVTLERTSSEVFDQFNLAVQKLDIIQECHLVSGDFDYLLKTRVADMSAYRELLGETLLRLPGVKETRTYVVMEEVKGVSKVLING